The proteins below come from a single Felis catus isolate Fca126 chromosome A1, F.catus_Fca126_mat1.0, whole genome shotgun sequence genomic window:
- the TIGD6 gene encoding tigger transposable element-derived protein 6, whose product MANKGNKKRRQFSLEEKMKVVEAVDSGKRKGDVAKEFGITPSTLSTFLKDRAKFEEKVREASVGPQRKRMRNALYDDIDKAVFAWFREIHAKNILVTGSVIRKKALNLANMLGYDNFQASVGWLNRFRDRHGIALKAVCREDSDRLMNGLGIDKVNEWHAGEIIKLIADYSPDDIFNADETGVFFQLLPQHTLAAKGDHCRGGKKAKQRLTALFCCNASGTEKMRPLIVGRSANPRCLRNVHSLPCDYRANRWAWMTQDLFNEWLMQVDARMKRAERRILLLIDNCSAHNMLPRLERIQVGYLPSNCTAVLQPLNLGIIHTMKVLYRSHLLKQILLKRHSSEDQEKVDMRQAIDMIAAAWWSVKQSTVVRCWQKAGIIPMELTDSGPEAAASEPEIATEELWHSVAIATCVPNEINFQDFVTADDDLIISQDLMDTEVIQGTEAGENTDEAGSEDEGEASSPQQPKITITEAISSVQKLRQFLSTCAGVPDAVFGQLNGIDEYLMRKVTQTLVDSKLTDFLQTK is encoded by the coding sequence ATGGCAAACAAGGGGAACAAGAAACGTCGGCAGTTCTCCctggaggagaaaatgaaagtcGTGGAAGCTGTAGACTCGGGAAAGAGGAAAGGCGACGTGGCAAAAGAATTCGGTATCACTCCTTCCACCTTGTCTACATTCTTAAAGGACCGCGCCAAGTTTGAAGAGAAGGTCCGGGAGGCATCCGTAGGACCCCAGCGGAAAAGGATGAGAAACGCTCTCTATGACGACATCGATAAGGCTGTTTTTGCTTGGTTTCGAGAAATCCATGCCAAAAACATTCTTGTGACTGGTTCTGTCATTCGTAAAAAAGCACTAAACTTGGCCAACATGCTTGGCTATGACAACTTTCAAGCAAGTGTGGGCTGGCTGAACAGATTTAGGGATCGCCACGGAATTGCTTTGAAAGCAGTCTGTAGAGAGGATAGTGACAGATTAATGAATGGTCTAGGAATAGATAAGGTTAACGAGTGGCATGCAGGGGAAATTATAAAACTGATTGCTGACTACAGCCCAGATGATATCTTTAATGCTGACGAGACAGGAGTGTTTTTCCAGTTGCTTCCCCAGCACACGCTTGCTGCTAAAGGGGACCATTGTAGAGGGGGCAAGAAAGCAAAGCAGCGGTTGACAGCACTCTTTTGTTGCAATGCTTCGGGGACTGAAAAAATGAGACCATTGATTGTTGGTAGGTCAGCCAACCCACGCTGTCTCAGGAATGTCCATTCCCTCCCTTGTGATTACCGAGCCAACCGGTGGGCATGGATGACGCAGGACCTGTTCAACGAGTGGCTGATGCAAGTGGATGCCAGGATGAAGCGGGCAGAGCGCCGCATCCTCCTGCTGATTGACAACTGCTCGGCTCACAACATGCTGCCACGCTTGGAAAGGATTCAGGTGGGGTACCTGCCCTCCAACTGTACTGCCGTTCTGCAGCCCCTGAATCTTGGCATAATTCACACCATGAAAGTGCTATATAGAAGCCACCTCCTGAAACAGATCCTCCTCAAGCGCCACAGCAGTGAGGATCAAGAAAAAGTGGACATGAGGCAGGCCATTGACATGATCGCTGCAGCGTGGTGGTCAGTCAAGCAGTCCACGGTGGTGAGATGCTGGCAGAAGGCGGGCATCATCCCTATGGAACTGACGGATTCCGGCCCAGAAGCAGCAGCCAGTGAACCAGAGATAGCCACTGAAGAGTTGTGGCACTCCGTGGCTATTGCCACCTGTGtcccaaatgaaataaatttccaGGACTTTGTCACTGCAGACGATGACCTTATCATCTCTCAAGATCTGATGGACACAGAGGTCATCCAGGGCACGGAGGCTGGTGAAAATACAGATGAAGCTGGAAGTGAGGATGAGGGAGAGGCATCTTCACCACAGCAGCCAAAAATCACCATCACAGAGGCCATCTCAAGTGTACAGAAACTCAGACAGTTCCTTTCCACTTGTGCAGGTGTTCCTGATGCCGTTTTTGGACAACTAAATGGCATAGATGAATATTTAATGAGAAAAGTGACACAAACTCTTGTTGACTCCAAACTTACAGATTTTCTCCAAACAAAATAA